The proteins below come from a single Branchiostoma floridae strain S238N-H82 chromosome 5, Bfl_VNyyK, whole genome shotgun sequence genomic window:
- the LOC118415243 gene encoding transmembrane protein 243-like, whose protein sequence is MLSRNQYSRIGENEEGDINKPLFGESRPQERVIHWVLGFLTFLFVGVTLVSAFIFPKWPPQPVNLYFGVCVILTCISNIILIFWYRKGDIDPKFRSLIYYNAFVILVLCVCANLYFHGVK, encoded by the exons ATGCTCTCTCGGAACCAGTATAGTCGTATAGGGGAGAACGAGGAGGGGGACATCAACAAGCCTCTCTTCGGGGAGTCCAGACCACAG GAACGAGTTATCCATTGGGTTCTGGGTTTCCTCACATTTCTGTTTGTAGGA GTGACATTAGTCAGTGCCTTCATCTTCCCAAAATGGCCGCCCCAGCCCGTCAACTTGTACTTCGGCGTGTGTGTCATCCTCACATGCATCTCCAACATCATTCTG ATCTTCTGGTACAGAAAGGGGGACATCGACCCCAAGTTTAGAAGCCTGATCTACTATAACGCTTTCGTGATCCTGgttctgtgtgtgtgcgcaaACCTGTACTTCCACGGGGTGAAGTAA